The window CTGAGTTCTCACAGGAGTTTTGCCACATTTATTTCAAAAGCATCTGATTACTTAATAAAACCAAATCTTTAGCATTTATTTGCCCTTTTcaagtgtgtttctgtgaaatGGTTATAAGTGTTTGCTCCCTTAAAGCAACTTAACTTCAATCTGACATTTGACATCAGTTCATCTTACTTCTTAAATGTTGTCGGTTTGAAACCACACAGGTGCTTGTTTTGGTTCAATTTCTTCGGAGAACCTAAGCACATGTCCCATTTTCCAGCTCTGAGATGTTACCAGCCTGACATTtcttattttgcttgttttttgcAGGTATATCAGAAGAATTTATCACTCCCTTATTCAAATTTTACAAGAGCATAGGTGAACTCCACATGGTGCTGGAGGAACAGGCTCTGCTCACCGCCATAACGATCCTGACACCAGGTGAATCTGTGGAAACAGCGTTGACATTCATCACTTCTTTCTGAATGTTAATATGTGGGGTGTGCTAAATCCGTGATTTCTTACTGCAAACTCACAGTCCACCATGTCCCCCCCCCCTTCAGATCGACCATACGTGAAGAATCAGCTGGCTGTTGAGAGGCTCCAGGAGCCCATGGTGGATGTGCTGAGGAAGCTGTGCACTCTTCAGCATCCGCAGGAACCTCAGTACTTTGCTCGCCTCCTGGGCCGCCTGACGGAGCTTAGAACACTCAACCACTACCACGCAGAGATGCTCACATCCTGGAGAGTGAACGACCACAAATTCACCCCTCTGCTCTGTGAGATCTGGGACGTGCAGTGATGCAACATGAGCAGGGAAGATGGCTGGGATGATTTCAGCTTTAATGAGCGTGGAGGCCCATCAGGAGAGCACGTTTATGCAGAAGGATGTGAGGAATACGTCCGTGAACAGTTTGCCTTGGTTGTACCTGTTCTCAGTATAACGTGACTCTTTTCCCACCGTTTTTGGGGTTTATGGCGAAATTTTGCAGGATTTTCTGCTCAGAAGTTAGAATTAATTCAGCTTGACAAACTGATCAGTCGAACGCGTCCAGCACTGGAACTTCGCCCCAAACCAAGACGAAGAAAAATGCTGATTTAAATTTTAATTTCATGAAtacataatttttattttatttgaaaaagTCATCTTCCATTTGAAGAGGATTTCAACATTCTGTTTAAAAAATTGAGGGAATACAGTCAGTCACTGAGCAGCAAACAAGGTGGATGATTGATCCGGTAGAAGTTTTAAAAGATGTGAGTAAAACACAAAAAGTTGTAGTATCACGAACAAAGCATGGATGTGTTTGGGGAGACATGGCTGCTGTGTGCAACCTCACTACAACAAACtgacttttattttattgaaGTTAACCTGCTTAGAACAAATGCACTTCGATCAAATGATTTTGCACATTGTTGCCAATTTCAAATGACCCAAAAATTATATTTAACAAAACTGTCATCCTTTTAGCTCAGTTTGTTCTCTCCTCCTGTTCAGACtttacttctttttttatttacttttcaatACATGTAACACATTTGCATGTGCTCTTTCTGTTGCAATAAAACATGTAGGTTTGTTGGAACTTCATATAAAAATCCCCACTATGAACGTGTGATTGAGCTGGAAGAAATTAGCTTTAAGATTCATAAAAAACAATAGCATTTTATTTGGCTGCAGCTGTTTAGGCCTAATGCTAAACAGTCAGCTGTCTCTTAAGTTCATGGATAGCAGCCATAGCTGTGTCAGAGCACCACCTGGTGGAATAATCGAGCAGTAAACTTTCCTTCTATTTATTATTTTTCACCAAACAAGCAAATAAAAAGCAGCAAAAGTCATAAAGACGCCTACAGGACACTGGCCGCGGATCTACGACTTCTTTAATCTGCTTATGCTTTAATTAAAGAGACAGATCAAAGGTTGTGGGGTTTATAGGTGAGATGTGTCCTGGGTTTTGGTGGCTTTGTCTTCAGAATAAACCAGGAACCCAGAGAAGGTGGTGTACCTGCCCTGGTTGCTGTAGACGGCGTAGCGCTCGTCCTGCTGACTGTACAGCCACACTCGCTCTCCCTCCCTGAGCGACAGCATCAGGCTCTGACTCTGCATCTCCCGTCTCTTTGACATGTCCTCGTCAAACACCATGGCCTGCACCTGCCCTCTCCCGGTCATCAGCTTCACAGATACGGCCTTGCGAGGGTGTTTCCCCACGGTGAAGGCAAAGAAGTACACGCCTGGGAAGTGGCACGTGAACAACCCAGACGTTTTGTTGAAATGACCCCCTACGTTGACATATTCCATGTCAAAGTTCAAAGGCGGCTTGTCCTGACCCCGGTTGCTCTGACCCATGAACGTGGATGTCCGCGCCACAGAGAAGGCTGACTGTGGTTGCTCTGTAGACTGGGATGGACAATCAGGGCGAGGTGGAAATGGGAAGAGGTGGTTGCTAATGTCGCTGACTGGCTGGATTTCAGGATAAACCAGGTATCCAGAGAAGGTGATGTAAGGACCTGCATTACTGTACAGAGCATACTTGGGGTTTTGCTGAATCAGCAGCCACACAGTGTCCATCTCCTTCAAACTGATCATAACACTCTGGCTTTGAACCTTCCTCCCCGTCCCACGGTAGTCATCATAAGCTATGGCCTGCACCTCCTCCCCATTCTTCACCAGTATCACAGAGAGGAGCTTTTTAGGAAATTTCCCCACAGAGAAGGAGAAATAATAAGCCCCGGGGATGTGGCAGCGGAAGTGGCCGGTGTCTGGGCTGAAATCCCTGCCGACGTTGACCGTGAGCTTGTTGAAAGTCACTGCTTTCTGCTTGCCTCCCACCACACTGCTGGTCTGAGTGGCAGAGAAAGCAGAACGGAGACCTGCTGTTACCGGAGGGCCGTGAAAGGACACGACTGACTCAGAGTAGAGGATCGTGATGAGGAAACAGCAGGCCAGGTGGAAGTGTGAGCTCCGGTGTGCTGAAAATTGAAAAAGAGAGAATAAAAGGGAAAAGAGAATGAAAGAGGTTGCCAAATGAAAGGAATTTGAATGGATACTATATTGTTTTGGCTTTCTTTTATCACCCCTTAGTGTCTATTAGTAAAACCAAAAGGGAAACTTATCtcttcgctgtgcgtttgtctttttgacaccttaatctaactgctgaaatgtctcctcagccttgatTAGGGTCTACAGGAGCAGTTAATCACAAATCAGctctgttcatgatctaaaacatgcagggaacATGCTTGAAGGAGACTGCAATGccagcatgtcagctccacttaactaagtccaacagggagtggcctgccactctgaagttgcaagtgcagtattctggctACAGAGGGCATTGAgagtctgagtggcatttcattaaagGCAtaacatgcaactttttcatgttttaaatcattttcttgagcaagTATGTTCTAAAATGATCATATAcagggttgatgaaatgtcactcatACCCCCACAGccatctgtggccagaatactgctcttgcaacttcagagtggcaagCCGCTTCCTTTTGGACTTAGTAAAGTTGAGCTGGGATGCCAGTGCTAGAGGATTCTTCCAGCATGCTCCCTGCAaaatttagatcgtgaacacagctgatttgttaagatttattgatgaatcactcctgtggaAACTAATAAAgactggggagatgtttcagctgttagattaaggtgttttaAAGAGGAATGCACAGTGTGCTAAAGGCACGCCGTAAACAGACTGTAAAGGCGCTGGATCAGGTTTGGAACTCTCTTTATCTACATTCACACATGACCATATAAAGCACATTCATTCTTCCTTGTACGACCAAGATGCCAGCGGATCAGCATCGATCGGTCACGAGGGAAGGTACATGAACAGCGTTCTCATAACAGGAAATGCATAACACTTAACACGATAAGCCTTAATTAATCCGGTAGTGCACTTACTGTTCATCCATGCACACATTTGACCATGTCCCGATGCTATTCCCCAGGCAG is drawn from Nothobranchius furzeri strain GRZ-AD chromosome 4, NfurGRZ-RIMD1, whole genome shotgun sequence and contains these coding sequences:
- the c1qtnf13 gene encoding complement C1q tumor necrosis factor-related protein 4; the protein is MLFQSQLRSSAHRSSHFHLACCFLITILYSESVVSFHGPPVTAGLRSAFSATQTSSVVGGKQKAVTFNKLTVNVGRDFSPDTGHFRCHIPGAYYFSFSVGKFPKKLLSVILVKNGEEVQAIAYDDYRGTGRKVQSQSVMISLKEMDTVWLLIQQNPKYALYSNAGPYITFSGYLVYPEIQPVSDISNHLFPFPPRPDCPSQSTEQPQSAFSVARTSTFMGQSNRGQDKPPLNFDMEYVNVGGHFNKTSGLFTCHFPGVYFFAFTVGKHPRKAVSVKLMTGRGQVQAMVFDEDMSKRREMQSQSLMLSLREGERVWLYSQQDERYAVYSNQGRYTTFSGFLVYSEDKATKTQDTSHL